In Argiope bruennichi chromosome 4, qqArgBrue1.1, whole genome shotgun sequence, the sequence GCAGAAAATCTGTTTTGTCTTAATACAATTCTGCATCCCTTAGCAAATTGAATCAAAATCTGATATATGTGTTTTTTAGtagttgaaagcattttttttttttttttttttttttttttttttgtgctattaAAAAGTTGATTTACCCGTCCTTCCTGAGTGGGCAagaagatttttacattttttaaaattaatttaaaaattaatataaaaagttatcttttcagcAATTAcactttcatttctaaattattgtttctctaattttgattgatttcccaaaatttatttaaatgtaatttataacagtttttttttattgttgctgaaatattattttcctgtattacATCTATCACTTGTGTGATTATgccaattttattattactttcttttgacacattcacttatatttttattttgtaatataagcaTCTTTCTGGTCTTTATATATCACTTTGTAtacttcttttcaaattattgtaatttcttttatagtttgGGTTGATTTTGTCTCGTATTCtatcactttcattttttttaagtgcacCAATGAAATCTGTGTTTTTTTATTGACAGTTTTTTTACCTAGggttattgaattatatattttattgctctGGCTTTAAAGTCAATTTCTAAATTATGTCAACACTTTCTTCTAGTTTTAGATTTTTGGCATCTTTTTTACTTAGTAGTATTGATAATTCAagctttttctttccttttctaacCATTATTGTTATGAATGTCACTGTTTCTTTAATAGTATGGGTATGAgtgtggatttaaaaaaaaaaaaaaactattagaaatcaaaaatattttaaaatagctaataatattttttcatataaaatatgttattgtagatattcttttcttaaaataattgatcTCTTAGTTTTCAGTATCAACTTAAAAAAACTGCCTATTTTTCTTCCATGATCAAATATATATTGCCTAGTTCTAAATTTGGAATTCCAACAATCTCTGTATATGTTCcaaacagtaaaattaaaaatgtttatttggaaacttttgagtaatagttaattattattagtcAAGACTGAGAGTCCAGTAAGCCTCTCAAGGCAgtgaataaaagaattcaaaaattatacttctgtataatacaaaagtatatgtattgtgcttttttttatatacatatgaaacAAATACAGATGGAACCATGAATAAGCAATAGGAGCTAATAATATTGAGTATAGATGTTTGtagattttgcaaaaatatttttaaaagttatggtTGGGATAAATTTTCCCCCTTCTTAATTCTTTTGGAAGCGTTAGATCACAACCCTGAATAAGTGTGAATTCTGAACTTTTCCTTTATAATGGCCTTTCCCTTATATTTCTGTGGTGCAGGTTCTCTTTCAATATTATGCTATAGTAGTTTAttaaaacaacagtttttttaaactactgaatttaaaattagttttttaagagtttcaaaatttatgaattgagcacaagaatgttgaaatataatatttttataaggttattctatactaattttaaaaaatggcggaacattaaaaattaaattcttaatatttaaaacatttttcatggatatccattattttttatttaaaatactttaattttgttacaatgctgttgcaataaaaaattgagaTCTTGTATGtaacttttattagttttgtcattccaatttttattattttttttttgttgttgtttgtttgtttataaaatcaaaaatttatgaagcATCCTTAAGcactgacatttttaaaaaaattgtgtgaataataaataagattagagcaagtgttatattttaaagacattcttacttagattttggaaattttttgttttaatttatcatcatATTTTGATCTTTAATAGGTTATTAATACTGACCGAGAAATAAGTGAAGTGCAAGAAGAAATCAAGACGCTTGTTAAAGACACAATCAACAATGTCTCCACCTCCACATGTGATACTCTATGGActgataattttgaaacttatgtCTGatcttatttatgaatttaagacatgaaaatgcattttatactcAATTCATATTGAAGCTTTACATAagtttcttttagatatttttttttaccttgttaATTTTTTACACTGTTTTTATCTTCCATATATAACGCATATATGGTTCCATTATTTGCATGGAGTATGTACAAAACCTATGCCCTCATCTTTTCCTGTACATTGTTTACTTCATgttgtatttttttccccctaactctttttagttataaaaattctttcttatacttagttttcttttttgaaacttatGTGAGACAtaagtattcatttttagaaaaaaaaaagtatcgattAAAACTAGCTATCAATTTTTAATGCACTCAACAATTGAAAaggctaaataattttttcctagaAGCATGTCATTTTTAgcagtaaaaagaaatttgtcaatagtttttattctaaattgcGTTTTTagcttttcaaagaatttttatttatagaattatggtaatcttagaaaatatatttgcgTAAAACAATGAGCTTCAGTTTGATTTGAACGGTCCTGAGAAAAATTGAtctaaactttttaatgatataatgaaattcacaacttatttttatttttaaaaaaaggtgctaataaaataattattattaaaaaaaaactaacttttcttttaaatatctctgtttattatttactaatctataagaagaagaatataataaaaaaatggaaagaggAAATCTATTACTTCAAGCATGGGAATAATTATAGTTGTATACCATCTGTTAATATGCGAGTTAAAACTGAAAATCTTCCAAAACACTCAACAGGACAGATTATTGAATCTGGGGAAGtatatttttaactctttccAAAACAAGTAATCATATGAAACTTGCAGATATTCAATGATTATACTTTTGAAGATACTATTTACTATACAATTAATGGGGAAATGACATATCTGCTATTTATTTGCcatcagaataattaaaaagtaatgatttttcattctaaaataaccCTAGTAATAAAAACAGGTTGTCCACTGATATGCAAAACCAGCATCTCTTATTTTTCTGCTACCCCCTTCAAATGTTCGCATTATAAAATTTTGCCCTCAATGTCAAACATAAGGTGAGTACACATGCTAGAATTTGGATGAAATTCTTCAAACCAAGgcatttgtaaattatattcatttttaaaaaatgtacaatttgaatttttttagtgaaagcttaaagtattttataacattcaaaGAATTATCATATAACCTTtcataaaaactatattattctgcttcaaaataatattggaaaaaaatgtggCCATCAAAAATAGTATcattaagagaatttttattagaaaaataataacataaatatacaaCTAGAATATGAAAGACTACAATTAAGCATCCATTTCTTGAAGAGCTTGTTCAATACCATCCATCTTTGTACCTTTATATTCTTCTAAGgcattctgaaaagaaaaatgaagttaGCAAATGAAaactacataattttaaaattaactgcctttaaatttaaaaaaaaaatcgtgaatgtTAAGCaagaacatcaattttttttaacaaaaaacaaataagcCATTCCTGACTTTCAGttattatctgaaattcaatGCATGAAAGGAATTTAAGTATCTATGATTTGTAAATGAACATTTAAGTAGATTtgataaattctataattaaatgattataaatatctaatgtcaaaaaaaaaaaatttcaccaacaGAGTTTTTACTTCGGTCTCAGATTTTCTTATAGTTTAGACTATCTTAAATATGCTTAGCAGCAAATTTCATCCAACTATTGGCaattgataagaaaaattttactagATATAAATGTCTGATTTagcattttcttttctgattACATTTATTACaccactaaaatattttaatttcaacttcatttactttttttttattccctaaaTTTATTCAATCATCATATGTAAGATTAATTGTTAATAAGTGGAAACTACAATGTTTACTCTATGTAGTCCCTCTAAACTTTCGAGattcaaattcttcattttaaggGAACAACTGAATTTTCTTTCAGCTATTTTCTCTGAAGGCTAAcagaagtaaaataaagaatattagaaaatctTTTTCCTTAACTCAGAATTTCCCATCTGTACATGTACAGAGCACAagtaattatattgtttatttttggtaaaataaaaacaaagttttaaaagtgAACTGTTCAACTGTTATTAAACTGTTCATTCAAGACAGCTAGTATTTATGGAATACAATAAAAAGGGAACTATAGATTCTTAGCCAAAATCAACTAGCTGAATGGATAGGAAACTACAATGTTTACTCTATGTAGTCCCTCTAAACTTTCGAGattcaaattcttcattttaaggGAACAACTGAATTTTCTTTCAGCTATTTTCTCTGAAGGCTAAcagaagtaaaataaagaatattagaaaatctTTTTCCTTAACTCAGAATTTCCCATCTGTACATGTACAGAGCACAagtaattatattgtttatttttggtaaaataaaaacaaagttttaaaagtgAACTGTTCAACTGTTATTAAACTGTTCATTCAAGACAGCTAGTATTTATGGAATACAATAAAAAGGGAACTATAGATTCTTAGCCAAAATCAACTAGCTGAATGGATAAAGAAATGTAGGTCTGGCCATGCTTCACTACatcaacaactgaaaaaaaaattttttgcatctTCTCTATTTTATGCTCactattctaaatatattaagaataccTTCCTACTACAATTAAGGATAGTGTAGCAATAAGCTTCACCCAACTTCAAAAATTAGAGATTAATCCATTTAAATATACACATAGGTGTCTGTAAATTATGGAATTAGGGGTTGCTAAATCtctgttaaaatttatatatgttaagACAGCATGGAATGCCTATATCAAGCATTCACAGTTAAAAATAGTGAGGATCATTCCTAAATAGCTCTTGCACAgatttcaaaaaagatatttttgaattttctaatatcTCTGTTTAAGTTAATGTTTTATAGCCTCTAAGTATCTCATAATATAATAAGGAGGTAGGGCATAGTTGTGaagttattaaaatcaaatttatacttttgttttatcaaaactttacctgaaatgttttattcatgTGATCACACAAAGTTTGTAAATCTTCTAATCCTTTTTTTAAGATATCTGTAGCCGCAGCTCCTATAAAAatgatatgcaaaaaaattaatcattttccaattttaaacaaCTTATATTGACAGATTTACAAAAACATATTACCAATTTATTCTTCATGAAACTTTCAATATTATGCTAATAATAATTCATAGCCTTTAAAAACTTAGAGAATTAGGGAGAGATAATACTTGCCACACAAAAAAACCCAATTATTTACAATCAgacctgaattttaaaataataattatattttataatatatttaaaatcttatttatttagtttaatcatacaaaaaaaaactccacataaattgaattaaaatgtaagGATCGTATTAAGACATATTTTACTAATCAAATTCTGTTgtcatcattttaaaagaaatttgcagaatttATCCTTTCAAGTCaacttataataatatatggCAATATAGTTAAATATATGGGTTTACTTTTTGTTCATTGAATATTTATCCATACATTTGTGAATCATTTACATCATcagaatattattaacaaaaggTAATTCTGGAAATAGTAgttcataaaaagaaaagcaGAACACAAATTATGTGAAATGCAGAATATATAATCttgtttaaactttttattaacttaaaacatTCCCTAACATTCAAGTTCAGGTATCTCAGAATGCTGGAATGCCTGTTTccctttgaaaataaagaaaaattccttaGCCCCTCCCTtctccaaggaaaaaaaaaaaaatgcaatgcgaGTCTGCATTCCCAAAGGatcgatataaaaaaatatatcccaCCTAAATGAGGGCTACTAAGTAAATGTGTGTTAGGACATCCTTTGAGTTTTCAGAAAATCATCCTGAATCAATCACTCTAAACCCATCTGGGTGAGCATTTCTAATGAATAAAGTGTGCACCTTGGATACTCTAAATCAATTGGGTTCAGCCAATTATACAAAATGACAAGGGGAGAAAGATTTTGTAATGACAGCCAAATAACTGGAGTACCCTTAGTAGTCTCAATGAATGGGAATTTGTGCTCTTTCAGTATTGATAGagttaattacaaaatgcaaatattttataggaaGCAAGACTGAATTAGAAACAAtgttttataactaaattataaaaaattatccaataaaattcatcattataatttttcatattagtaatacattaattattcagttaaatCAAATGCAAATCATCTATCCCTTGTTTTAAGAACTTTCTGtctatacaattaaaatattgtatctcaaatgatttgttatatttctataacatgttttttttaaataataataatatgcaattattaatcttcaaacaaaattgagtaaaatcaaattttagattatcAAAAGTtagtttgaacaattttttttctaaaggaaaaCACAGTTGCAATTATTTATCACcttcaagaaaatattcaataagaatttaaaaaaaaatactatttaattattcagtcatatttattgctgatattttttctgtattatttaagtgaaaacaaatatttatatatgaactatagtaaaagtaaaaacatatctttaattataaaaaaaaattattattttataaataaaatcttaaaatctatGGCTTACCTTttgtttgaattctaaaatttatatcatgtaTTGATGGATGTGGTACAGAATATCCACAATATTCAACTTCAGGACTAAATTagaacaatttataattattacaataaactacattaaatttccattcaaaagcatattaaattgaaaataaaaataagagttagtaaaaacattactttttactGATAATGTATCGTAGTGCATTCCCAAAGGTATGatcttcatttctaaatataaatgttcTGCATGTGATGTCTTCTTCACTAGATGAcagctatataaaatatttatttgagagaGAATAATATAATAGCAATCTTCTCACATAAAATCAgagaatatagtaaaaaattaaacaccttaaccaaaaaaaaaaaaaaaatctttgtacatATGTAGATTATGCTTTTTCTCAGCATAatatgttttctgttttataaattaatatttatttgctcaATATCTATTGCAAAATAAAGGATGtcattttgatttgataaaaagtaaatgaataaaaatgacaaaagaaattgcccttaaaaaattctcaacttttaaaagattaacaataaaaatctgtgaCTTGATTCAacgtttcttaaaattaataaactgccATTTAATTTGAATGGATGCATCATACCTGAAAATGTCAACCCAAATGTAAAAGCTAAACcagaacatttttcatatttatcaaaactaaatcaagaatttaaagatgcattcaaaaatttaattattttatctgcattaaaaatgtttcaagaaacTTAATATGATTTGTGTTTTATtagtactgatttttttaaatctcaataaaCATGGGATTAATTAATGGATTCAAATCAATTGATtgtcaaaaaaatctttaacaataaaatttttttcatactttaatcGAAATATTGTAATATGATATGGCTTCAAATGTGATTATAATCTTGCTTAGTGGCTCACATTACTTACTGATGAATTAACactattttaagtaataattaatccaagaatttgaaaatttgatttataaaatattgattactgTATGTCAATCCATCTATATGTATATTACATTCAAGATTTATGTTATTGGTAAATCAAACATATCTTAGTTAAAAAtggcttaaaaaattaattgctgaagATAATGGGTAGAAGTCCTGTACCATTCAATGACACAAAcatctaataaattataataaagaatcaCAATCACTAATCAATTTTATACtagttcagaaaaattaatttatcaatatcaGGTTAAGCTGATAGATTTTTATGTCTAAATtgcaactattttaaaaattaatgaacacaTATTTACTTACATTTCAAAGTTCACCCCCCCCCCTGTTGGAGTAGGAAAAATCTAATGAGGGAAATTTTCTTTGAAGAGAAATTTACAATTTCCTTcttaatggcaatttttttttattgcaccagAGATATTACCAGATTTATTGTACATATGCATAGCTGAGTGTTGTACACTCTTAATCATATCAACCTTAATACCagtcatcaatatttttaaagacagaaaatatTGTTGCTTTTAGACAATTGTAATTTAACAAATcacgaaatttaaaattcaatatgaagAATATGCTCCAAATTTTTGGAAGGAAGCAAGAtgcattaaaaacagaaaatattataactcCAACAGTAACTTTCTAAAGTTGCTGATGAATTTTACATATCAAAGgatagatggaaaaaaaaatagcctATGCTCTATCAGAACAACATGTGTATTCAAAAGAAGTTTTGgtctatttaaatttctaaaacttatattacattataatggTTCAGAATAGCCTTCAAAGTCTCAACATCTTAAGAATAGATAGTAATAggtcaagaaaataaaatttgtatcacatcattaaaaaaaaaaaaaaaaaacctttataaaatgtattcaaaaagcTGAATTCAGctacattaaaatcattaagatCCAATCTCACAATGAtctagtatataatattttaccaATAAAACATAACAAGTTTTCTCATTTGTAATTATGTCTCTTTTgcaatattgtatttattaatcataatttaaaatcccTTTTCTTGTAATATGAAATATACCATTAGATATCAGAGAATGGACAGAAACAAGGCcatctacttttaaatatatatatatatatatatatatatatatatatatatatatatatatatatatatatacatttaaatatgtatGCCAAGTTCTTATATCCTAACTTATAAaagttttgtacaaaatttaaatgctCTTAAAAAAAAGTTGTCGAAATATGTAAACAACATATAAGTAAATTCATAGATTTGTAGTTTGATTGTCAGATCCTGTTTCTGTGTTATATTTGGGTtagaattaaagttaaaatatctctaaataaGGAAACATAATTGATGTGATTTGAGTTTTCCACTGGTGAAggcaattatttcttaataatgcaCTCTTTTGAAAGACtaataagatagaaaaaaaatttctaaagattcTGACAATAATGTTATGCCTCATTCATGAATCAACTATCAAATAGAAgataaaaatcttgtaaaaatttgaaatgatcatCATAATTCACCTTCCTTCTCCCCTATCATGCAGTCCATGATGAGGGAAGTTTGAACTTGTAAGACAGATTTTAACACCATTTCTgttaacaacaaataaaaaaggaTTCAATCTACACTCTCTAGatgtaactgaaataaaatctGCACTCTctaaaacactaaaaattaaagaaattcaaaaaattttcaagtcCACAAACTTGGTAATCAGTATTTGGAACTGctccttcaaaataaaaattacaatattctgGATAGGTAAAATAGAATCCATtattgaataggaaaaaaaaaaaaaaaagcagtgaaaAAAGGTAATTAAACATTATCTTAATATGCATCAACAACTTTGGATCTATTTTACCTGCTTTTCCTCCTGGCGTATTTTCCATTCTCCCTTTCTCTTTCTCGATGCATTTAGTAAACATTACATACATTAACGTAATGTACATTAAagcttttgatttattatattcaacttcaaagaaaacaaaaagtgaaaaatgtttcctttgcacttcttgaaaaaattaaacactttttaatgtctttttctttcttttttttttaaatcaagtactttttgaaatgaataaaacaggAAAATCAGTCACCAGTTTTTCACCAAGGCGTAAAATTCTAACCAAATTGACTAAAACTTGCTAACTAACTAATATAGTAAGatattaagaaactttttaaacACATTTGGTGACTTACTCACTTAAAAGGGAAAAGGTTAGAATTTGATGCTACATGTCGGAATGTACCCATTTGTACCCTCTTGTataacctttaaaatttttaaaaatggtttttgaattTCACCACTTTTTATGATGCTAAGCAccctgaatataaaataaaaaaatacaagtaaCACTGTAACAGAAAGCTTTATCgacttttgatgaaataaattttaaaaaaaagttacatttttgataaacattaaaatatgcaCTTTAAATCAGATTTAAGGAAAccagcttaaaatttttttccaaataataataaaaaaaaacgaattataattttgaaagacaagaagcatttatttttattttaat encodes:
- the LOC129966734 gene encoding probable DNA-directed RNA polymerases I and III subunit RPAC2 yields the protein MEENTRRLEVLSSSEEDITCRTFIFRNEDHTFGNALRYIISKNPEVEYCGYSVPHPSIHDINFRIQTKGAAATDILKKGLEDLQTLCDHMNKTFQNALEEYKGTKMDGIEQALQEMDA